A stretch of Pseudoprevotella muciniphila DNA encodes these proteins:
- the htpG gene encoding molecular chaperone HtpG has translation MMKGNIGITTENIFPVIKKFLYSDHEIFLRELVSNAVDATQKLRTLASKGEFKGELGDLTIQIAMDETAGTLTITDRGIGMTQEELDKYINQIAFSGANDFLEKYKDDANAIIGHFGLGFYSAFMVASQVEIFSLSHQEGAKAVHWTCDGSPEFTMEECDKADRGTSIVLHLADDCKEFAQKNKILELLRKYCRFLPVPIAVGKKTKWEEGKEVETDEPNVVNDTEPLWTKAPSTLKDEDYKKFYRELYPMADEPLFWIHLNVDFPFNLTGVLYFPQIKSNLDVHRDRIQLYCNQVFVTDHVENIVPDFLTLLHGVIDSPDIPLNVSRSYLQSDANVKKISTYIMKKVSDRLNEIFKDDRKDFEEKWDGLKLFIHYGLLSEPDFYDKAAKFALFKDVEGKYFTYDEYRDLIKAEQTDKDGTLVYLYTSDKEEQYSYIQAAKDKGYSVLLLDGQLDSPLVSMLESKFEKSRFSRVDGDTIERLIPKTDGQEVKFSATESAQLADAFKAAIPVVEKKEFHVMVEPMGEAAMPVVLTQSEYMRRMKEMSAIQAGMGFYGEMPDMYSFVLNADHPAVKRIVDELPIETLNPIEAELKGLNARKQVIEQEQKDKKPEDLTEEEKNTNKECDEAIEAQRTKRTEALKEYAASKPAIAHLIDLALLQNGLLKGEALDRFLRRSVDFVK, from the coding sequence ATCATGAAAGGTAATATTGGAATAACCACCGAAAACATCTTTCCGGTAATCAAGAAATTTCTTTACAGCGACCACGAAATCTTCCTCCGCGAACTCGTTTCGAACGCAGTGGATGCCACACAGAAACTCAGGACTCTCGCATCGAAAGGCGAATTCAAGGGCGAACTGGGCGACCTGACCATTCAAATCGCCATGGACGAAACGGCTGGCACACTGACCATTACCGACCGCGGTATCGGCATGACACAGGAAGAACTCGACAAGTACATCAACCAGATAGCCTTCTCCGGCGCCAACGACTTCCTCGAGAAATACAAGGACGACGCCAATGCCATCATCGGCCACTTCGGACTTGGCTTCTACAGCGCATTCATGGTGGCAAGTCAGGTGGAAATCTTCTCCCTCAGCCATCAGGAAGGTGCCAAGGCTGTGCACTGGACCTGCGACGGCAGTCCCGAATTCACAATGGAAGAATGTGATAAGGCCGACAGGGGTACATCGATCGTGCTCCACCTTGCTGACGACTGCAAGGAGTTTGCACAGAAAAACAAGATTCTCGAACTCCTGCGCAAATACTGCCGCTTCCTGCCGGTACCCATCGCTGTGGGAAAGAAGACAAAGTGGGAGGAAGGCAAGGAAGTTGAAACCGACGAGCCAAATGTGGTGAACGACACAGAACCGCTCTGGACCAAGGCGCCTTCGACACTTAAGGACGAGGATTACAAGAAGTTCTATCGCGAACTCTATCCCATGGCAGACGAGCCGCTCTTCTGGATACACCTCAACGTGGATTTCCCGTTCAATCTCACCGGTGTGCTCTATTTCCCGCAAATCAAGAGCAACCTCGACGTGCACCGCGACAGGATACAACTCTATTGCAACCAGGTGTTCGTAACCGACCACGTGGAAAACATCGTGCCCGACTTCCTGACACTCCTACATGGTGTCATCGACAGTCCCGACATACCCCTCAACGTGAGTCGAAGTTATCTGCAGAGCGATGCCAACGTGAAGAAAATCTCCACCTATATAATGAAGAAGGTGAGCGACCGTCTCAACGAAATCTTCAAGGACGACCGCAAGGATTTCGAGGAAAAATGGGATGGGCTGAAACTCTTTATCCACTACGGACTGCTCAGCGAACCCGACTTCTACGACAAGGCTGCCAAGTTTGCCCTCTTCAAGGATGTTGAAGGCAAATACTTCACCTACGATGAGTACAGGGACCTCATCAAGGCAGAACAGACCGACAAAGACGGTACGCTCGTCTATCTTTACACATCAGACAAGGAAGAACAATACTCCTACATACAAGCCGCAAAGGACAAGGGCTACAGCGTTCTCCTGCTCGACGGACAACTCGACAGCCCATTGGTCAGCATGCTCGAGAGCAAATTCGAGAAGTCGCGCTTCAGTCGTGTAGATGGCGACACCATCGAGCGCCTCATACCCAAGACCGACGGACAGGAAGTGAAGTTCTCTGCCACTGAGTCTGCACAACTGGCTGATGCCTTCAAGGCTGCAATACCCGTTGTGGAGAAAAAAGAATTCCACGTCATGGTGGAACCCATGGGCGAAGCAGCAATGCCCGTCGTTCTCACTCAGAGTGAATACATGCGCCGTATGAAGGAGATGAGTGCCATACAGGCTGGAATGGGATTCTATGGCGAAATGCCGGATATGTATTCCTTCGTACTCAATGCCGACCATCCGGCGGTGAAACGCATTGTTGATGAACTGCCCATCGAGACACTCAACCCCATCGAGGCAGAACTCAAGGGACTGAATGCTCGTAAACAGGTCATCGAGCAAGAGCAAAAGGACAAAAAGCCCGAAGACCTCACCGAAGAGGAGAAGAACACGAATAAGGAATGCGATGAAGCCATCGAGGCACAGCGCACCAAGCGCACAGAGGCACTCAAGGAATATGCCGCCTCAAAACCCGCCATAGCGCACCTCATCGACCTCGCTCTCCTACAAAACGGATTGCTCAAAGGCGAGGCGCTCGACCGCTTCCTGCGCAGAAGTGTGGACTTCGTGAAATAA
- a CDS encoding LysE family translocator, producing MLHIFLQIADFWNTFIGSTIEIVLKGMLIGILASAPMGPVGILIINRTMQKGRRYGLATGAGAALSDFFYALMTGMGMSFMLYFIEDEDILFILKLVGSGMLMFFGIWMFRSDPSKGFRPSHNKKKGTLFHNFITGFFLTLSNPLIIFLFTAVYALLTFVIPNHWYEMAVGYLSIIGGAMLWWLGLTWLVNRLKANITIRGMKTMNHIIGGIVITVSVIYAIMTFLHMSIY from the coding sequence ATGCTTCATATTTTTCTGCAAATAGCAGACTTTTGGAACACATTCATCGGCAGTACCATTGAGATTGTCCTCAAGGGTATGCTTATCGGTATCCTTGCTTCGGCTCCGATGGGTCCCGTGGGTATTTTGATTATCAACCGCACGATGCAAAAGGGTCGCCGATACGGACTTGCCACAGGAGCGGGTGCCGCGTTGAGCGACTTTTTCTATGCGCTGATGACAGGTATGGGTATGTCGTTCATGCTATATTTCATTGAAGATGAAGACATACTTTTCATTCTGAAACTGGTGGGTAGCGGCATGCTGATGTTCTTCGGCATCTGGATGTTCCGCTCCGACCCGTCGAAGGGTTTCCGCCCTTCGCACAACAAAAAGAAGGGCACCCTGTTCCACAACTTCATCACGGGCTTCTTCCTGACACTGTCGAACCCACTGATTATCTTCCTTTTCACGGCAGTTTATGCCCTGCTGACGTTTGTCATACCGAACCACTGGTATGAAATGGCAGTGGGTTACCTGTCGATTATCGGTGGCGCCATGCTCTGGTGGTTAGGACTGACCTGGCTCGTGAATCGTCTGAAGGCAAACATTACGATACGGGGCATGAAGACGATGAACCATATCATCGGCGGCATCGTCATCACCGTTTCGGTAATCTATGCCATCATGACATTCCTCCACATGTCGATTTATTGA
- a CDS encoding DUF4924 family protein, with the protein MIIANKLRTTNRAEYILYMWQVEDIVRAAHCDIDRLKEGYLNSFELDTATRQDTEQWYADICEMMRSEGVMEAGHLQIVKNAVASLDELHNRLLASEKFPYYRSMYHRVLPHIVELRRKKGADKDSSEIETCLECLYGVLLLKLQKREISEETAGAVKEISTMLGQLSDYYIKDKEKPIEF; encoded by the coding sequence GTGATTATAGCCAACAAACTTCGAACGACAAACCGTGCAGAGTACATTCTGTATATGTGGCAGGTGGAGGACATCGTGCGTGCCGCTCACTGCGACATCGACCGCCTGAAGGAAGGCTATCTCAACAGTTTTGAACTGGACACGGCAACACGGCAGGACACCGAGCAATGGTATGCCGACATCTGCGAGATGATGCGCTCGGAGGGTGTGATGGAGGCTGGGCACCTGCAGATTGTGAAGAATGCGGTGGCTTCGCTCGACGAATTGCACAACCGCCTGCTCGCTTCGGAAAAATTTCCGTACTACAGGAGCATGTACCACCGCGTGCTGCCACACATCGTGGAACTGCGCCGCAAAAAAGGTGCCGACAAGGACAGTTCGGAGATTGAGACGTGTCTGGAATGCCTCTACGGGGTGCTGCTGCTCAAACTGCAGAAACGCGAGATTTCGGAAGAGACAGCCGGTGCCGTGAAGGAAATTTCCACGATGCTCGGACAACTGTCCGACTATTACATAAAAGACAAAGAAAAACCAATAGAGTTTTAA
- the rfbD gene encoding dTDP-4-dehydrorhamnose reductase — protein sequence MNILITGCNGQLGNELRLIEDRFGEEYTFFHTDIEELDITDREAVNAYIQDNAIDLIINCAAFTAVDRAEEAQELCEKLNSAAPGYLAAAVEERGGNIIHVSTDYVFSGEGCVPYREDSPTAPQSVYGTTKLAGEERVIRSCAGAVIIRTAWLYSPFGNNFVKTMIRLGKEREELGVVADQIGSPTYAHDLAMAICQMVRHGLVPGVYHFTDEGTTSWYDFTRVIHREAGIRNCRVRPLHTEDYPTPAKRPHYSVLDKTKIKDTYGIDIPWWEDALKDCIERLKD from the coding sequence ATGAACATTCTCATTACGGGTTGCAACGGGCAGTTGGGCAACGAACTGCGCCTTATAGAAGACAGATTCGGCGAGGAGTACACGTTTTTCCACACCGACATAGAAGAACTCGACATCACCGACCGCGAGGCGGTGAATGCCTATATTCAGGACAATGCCATCGACCTCATCATCAACTGCGCTGCCTTTACAGCCGTTGACAGGGCGGAAGAAGCGCAGGAGTTGTGCGAGAAACTGAACAGCGCCGCACCGGGCTATCTCGCTGCCGCGGTGGAGGAACGCGGAGGCAACATCATCCACGTCTCGACCGACTACGTGTTCAGCGGCGAAGGGTGCGTGCCCTACCGCGAGGACTCCCCTACTGCCCCACAGAGCGTTTATGGTACGACAAAACTGGCAGGCGAGGAACGCGTCATACGCAGTTGCGCAGGAGCCGTCATTATACGAACGGCATGGCTCTATTCGCCCTTCGGCAACAACTTCGTAAAGACGATGATAAGGCTTGGCAAAGAACGCGAAGAACTGGGTGTGGTAGCCGACCAGATAGGTTCTCCTACCTACGCACACGACCTTGCGATGGCTATCTGCCAGATGGTGCGCCATGGTCTCGTACCGGGCGTTTACCACTTTACCGACGAAGGCACCACGTCATGGTACGACTTCACACGCGTCATACACCGCGAGGCAGGCATCAGAAACTGCCGCGTGCGTCCGCTCCACACAGAGGACTACCCCACCCCCGCCAAGCGACCGCACTACTCCGTGCTCGACAAGACAAAAATCAAAGACACCTACGGCATCGACATCCCATGGTGGGAAGACGCCCTGAAGGACTGCATCGAGCGGCTGAAGGATTAA
- a CDS encoding helix-turn-helix transcriptional regulator — MKQVGKYKLYSMDEALDKHFGAIGTPERDEHERRVADAVHAYHIGEAIKRARLEQNLTQEQLGERVGVQKAQISRIERGYSITIPTMRRVFKALGFTTASLELGGALGKIPLW, encoded by the coding sequence ATGAAACAGGTAGGGAAATACAAATTATACAGCATGGACGAAGCGCTTGACAAACACTTTGGCGCAATAGGTACACCAGAACGCGACGAACACGAAAGGCGTGTGGCAGATGCCGTACATGCCTACCACATAGGTGAAGCTATCAAGAGGGCGCGGTTAGAGCAGAATCTCACACAGGAACAACTCGGAGAGCGCGTCGGGGTACAAAAGGCACAAATCTCACGGATAGAGCGTGGATATAGCATCACTATCCCAACAATGAGACGTGTTTTCAAGGCTTTAGGCTTTACTACAGCATCATTGGAACTTGGCGGTGCTTTAGGGAAAATACCTTTGTGGTAA
- a CDS encoding type II toxin-antitoxin system RelE/ParE family toxin, which yields MTANRLNVVFMEEALRFIEAQPKSVGDKIYENVHRIEQGERNVKIFKKLIGTEIWEFRTLHSGKQYRLFAFWDTEADTLIVATHGIVKKTRKTPSKEITKAEKIRKEYFNEKRR from the coding sequence ATGACAGCGAACAGGCTAAATGTGGTGTTTATGGAGGAAGCCTTAAGGTTTATTGAGGCGCAACCGAAGTCTGTGGGAGATAAGATTTATGAAAATGTTCACAGAATAGAGCAAGGCGAACGGAATGTAAAGATTTTCAAAAAACTGATTGGCACAGAAATCTGGGAATTTCGTACATTACACAGTGGCAAACAATATAGGCTGTTTGCTTTTTGGGACACGGAGGCGGACACTCTGATTGTTGCTACTCATGGCATCGTTAAGAAGACACGGAAGACACCATCTAAAGAAATAACTAAGGCAGAGAAAATAAGAAAAGAATATTTCAACGAAAAACGAAGATAG
- a CDS encoding zinc ribbon domain-containing protein — protein MALFKCSRCGNMVSDKAAACPKCGHPVNEDAQSDKFAGLEQTPRKKNTTLMVLGTVLGIVLLLTLLAGGAYLYLKGNSPETVALADNDTTKVEEEKENKDSTIKALDAKVKELETKQAEDSIKKANEASKPVVEKPKPVLDSDGSLDYILEDGKYEYYGTWNSDYYSSHPCRLKFEKRNGRLRNCVYTNLTYNNRIVLKGYIRDGVLRFVGRRNGQKVTMKFRVDSHAHDLYGEGIDNASNDRANVYFSTEYEGEN, from the coding sequence ATGGCTTTATTCAAATGTTCAAGATGCGGTAATATGGTATCCGACAAGGCGGCAGCCTGTCCTAAGTGTGGGCATCCGGTAAATGAAGATGCTCAGTCTGACAAATTCGCAGGGCTCGAACAGACTCCCAGGAAAAAGAACACGACCTTGATGGTTCTGGGCACAGTGCTGGGAATCGTGTTGCTGCTCACGCTACTCGCCGGAGGTGCCTATCTCTACCTGAAAGGTAATTCGCCCGAAACCGTGGCATTGGCAGATAATGACACGACGAAGGTGGAAGAAGAAAAGGAGAATAAGGACAGCACCATCAAAGCCCTCGATGCAAAAGTCAAAGAACTTGAGACCAAACAAGCAGAAGATTCCATAAAAAAAGCAAATGAGGCAAGCAAGCCTGTCGTAGAGAAGCCTAAGCCTGTCCTGGATTCCGACGGAAGCCTCGATTATATCCTCGAAGACGGGAAATATGAGTACTATGGCACATGGAACTCGGACTACTATTCTTCCCACCCTTGCCGCCTGAAGTTTGAGAAGCGAAACGGCCGTTTGCGTAATTGTGTATATACTAATCTGACCTATAATAACCGCATTGTCCTGAAAGGATACATCAGGGATGGTGTGCTGCGCTTCGTAGGCAGGAGGAATGGCCAAAAGGTAACCATGAAATTCCGTGTTGACAGTCATGCGCACGACTTGTATGGTGAAGGCATAGATAATGCCAGCAACGACAGAGCCAACGTGTATTTCTCAACGGAGTATGAGGGCGAGAACTAA
- a CDS encoding DedA family protein: protein MSGIILWVLSHLNYWVVLLFMAIESSFIPFPSEVIVPPAAWLAMGESSTMNIFLVVVFATIGADIGALVNYWLARWLGRPVVYKFANSKFGHLCLINEEKVKHAEEYFRQHGKSSTFFGRLVPAVRQLISIPAGLAKMKMGPFLLYTTLGAGFWNTILAVIGYAIFKSFPDYQDPEQVSELAKTYSHEIGYAILAIVVIVAGYFIVKKMLKKRNGAEKTK, encoded by the coding sequence ATGTCAGGAATAATCTTATGGGTGCTGAGCCACCTCAACTATTGGGTTGTACTCCTCTTCATGGCGATAGAGAGTTCGTTCATTCCCTTCCCCTCGGAAGTCATTGTGCCGCCGGCAGCATGGCTTGCTATGGGCGAATCTTCCACGATGAACATCTTCCTCGTAGTGGTCTTCGCTACCATCGGTGCCGACATCGGTGCTCTTGTCAACTACTGGCTCGCACGCTGGCTGGGTCGCCCCGTGGTTTATAAGTTCGCCAACAGCAAGTTCGGCCACCTGTGCCTTATCAACGAAGAAAAAGTGAAGCACGCAGAAGAATATTTCCGCCAGCATGGCAAGTCGAGCACTTTCTTCGGCCGCCTCGTCCCCGCCGTGCGACAACTCATCTCCATCCCTGCCGGACTGGCAAAGATGAAGATGGGGCCATTCCTGCTCTATACCACACTTGGCGCAGGTTTTTGGAACACCATCCTCGCCGTCATCGGTTATGCTATATTCAAGAGTTTCCCCGACTATCAGGATCCCGAACAGGTCAGCGAGCTCGCCAAAACATACAGCCACGAAATAGGCTACGCCATACTTGCCATCGTCGTCATCGTAGCAGGCTATTTCATCGTAAAGAAAATGCTCAAAAAGCGCAACGGCGCAGAAAAAACAAAATAA
- a CDS encoding thiamine diphosphokinase, whose protein sequence is MKITIIANGDFPTHPAPLSAIAEADYIACCDGAANACKAHGIVPDVIVGDADSISPALRQEWADKFVRIEDQDENDLTKTFNFVLQRFRNEQELHFYIVGATGKREDHTIANVALLMDYYDLLENQKLQATIIMMTDHGQFIPHSGKTVIASYKGQQVSIFAHDARNLKSTGLKWPIYDFKKYWQGTLNEALSDHFGIQAEGNYLVFLNY, encoded by the coding sequence GTGAAAATTACAATAATAGCAAACGGAGATTTCCCTACACACCCCGCACCGCTCAGTGCAATAGCCGAAGCAGATTACATCGCCTGCTGCGACGGTGCTGCCAATGCCTGTAAAGCACATGGCATTGTGCCCGACGTCATCGTAGGTGATGCCGACTCCATCAGTCCGGCGCTGCGGCAGGAATGGGCAGACAAATTCGTGAGGATAGAAGATCAGGACGAAAACGACCTAACCAAGACGTTCAACTTTGTATTACAACGATTCAGGAACGAACAGGAACTCCATTTTTATATCGTAGGTGCTACGGGTAAGCGAGAAGACCACACCATAGCCAACGTGGCACTACTGATGGACTATTACGACCTCCTCGAGAATCAGAAACTTCAGGCGACAATAATCATGATGACCGACCACGGGCAGTTTATTCCACACTCAGGAAAAACCGTCATAGCATCCTACAAAGGGCAGCAAGTGTCCATCTTCGCACACGATGCCAGAAACCTGAAAAGCACGGGGCTGAAATGGCCCATCTACGACTTCAAAAAATACTGGCAAGGCACACTCAACGAAGCCCTCAGCGACCACTTCGGAATACAAGCCGAAGGCAACTACCTCGTTTTTCTCAACTACTGA
- the pnuC gene encoding nicotinamide riboside transporter PnuC produces MMEQLTTYLTENWLDVCGTIAGLFYIWYQYHVDVRLWIASLVMSCFYFAIYLGEGYYAMTGVYVYYFLAAIYGLWVWRRNAGKEDKEEGLLKHVNLPLVVVIIVSIALLTFVLAQVLKQLGTNGNLWMDAATAACNIVGMWMIAKKYVEHWLLWIVVDVLAATMLFIMDKPLSSALFAFYAIVSVFGYINWVKKIGKSH; encoded by the coding sequence ATGATGGAACAACTCACCACATATCTCACTGAAAACTGGCTCGATGTCTGTGGCACGATAGCCGGCCTGTTCTACATCTGGTATCAGTACCACGTCGATGTGCGCCTATGGATAGCGTCGCTCGTCATGTCGTGCTTCTATTTCGCCATCTATCTGGGCGAAGGCTACTATGCCATGACTGGTGTCTATGTCTATTATTTCCTTGCAGCCATCTATGGACTGTGGGTGTGGCGGAGAAATGCCGGCAAGGAAGATAAGGAAGAAGGACTGCTCAAGCATGTCAACCTGCCGCTTGTAGTGGTCATTATCGTTTCCATCGCATTGCTTACATTCGTTCTGGCGCAAGTGCTCAAACAACTCGGGACTAACGGAAATCTGTGGATGGATGCAGCAACGGCGGCATGTAATATCGTAGGCATGTGGATGATAGCAAAAAAATATGTGGAGCACTGGTTGCTCTGGATTGTAGTGGACGTGTTGGCTGCAACCATGCTCTTTATTATGGATAAGCCCCTCTCTTCGGCTCTCTTTGCATTTTATGCCATCGTGTCAGTTTTCGGCTATATCAACTGGGTAAAGAAAATCGGCAAGAGCCACTGA